From Fundulus heteroclitus isolate FHET01 chromosome 5, MU-UCD_Fhet_4.1, whole genome shotgun sequence, a single genomic window includes:
- the LOC105919341 gene encoding lipopolysaccharide-induced tumor necrosis factor-alpha factor homolog → MSNIPVPVVTVGPLGDNPVQIVCPKCHQMVLSKVEYSSGLLTYLFCGGLFLCGFVLGCCLIPFCVDRLKNAKHTCPNCKTVLGSV, encoded by the exons ATGTCAAATATTCCAGTGCCTGTTG TGACAGTGGGCCCTTTAGGAGACAATCCAGTCCAGATTGTGTGTCCAAAATGCCACCAGATGGTCCTCTCTAAAGTGGAATATTCTTCTGGATTACTCACCTACCTTTTCTGTGGAGGACTCTTCCTCTGTGG CTTCGTTTTAGGATGCTGCCTCATCCCGTTCTGTGTGGACCGCCTGAAAAATGCCAAGCACACCTGTCCCAACTGCAAGACCGTCCTAGGGAGTGTATAA